Proteins found in one Helicobacter sp. NHP19-003 genomic segment:
- the yajC gene encoding preprotein translocase subunit YajC has translation MNQTKDILTSLLPLLVLFLIFYFLIIRPQRVQAKKHKEMVEGLQKGDKIVTQGGLICEVIKPENNFFKVKLNDSTEAKLSKNHVAYKLEDQVQTEGN, from the coding sequence ATGAATCAAACTAAGGACATCTTAACCTCTCTATTGCCCCTTTTGGTGCTGTTTTTGATCTTCTATTTTCTCATCATCCGTCCCCAAAGGGTGCAAGCCAAGAAACATAAAGAAATGGTGGAGGGGTTGCAAAAGGGTGATAAAATCGTAACACAGGGCGGGTTGATTTGCGAGGTCATCAAGCCTGAAAACAACTTTTTTAAAGTCAAGCTGAACGACAGCACAGAAGCCAAGCTTTCTAAAAACCATGTCGCCTACAAGCTTGAAGACCAAGTCCAAACAGAAGGAAACTAA
- the leuS gene encoding leucine--tRNA ligase, which yields MQTYNPKEIEEKWQKIWANTRAFEPSNDFSKPKKYILSMLPYPSGEVHMGHVRNYAIGDALARYARQMGLNVLHPMGFDAFGMPAENAAIKHGVHPKKWTYENMAKMRQEFKALGFSFCQEREFATCAPDYTKIEQQFFIEMYEKGLVYQKKAWLNWCPNDKTILANEQVIDGRCWRCDCLVEQKEMPQYYLKITAYVEELIEGLKTLEGHWPNQVLRMQENWMGKSSGMAFSFNLDEKSQELLGHSQGLEVFTTRIDTIYGVTFIALAPGHPFVQTLLDKGVLTSKAAEEIKAIQNTNMRTRALEKRGVSLPLNAIHPLTKELIPVFVANFVLENYGSGALMGVPGCDPRDHEFAKLLNIPIVPLIVGQEVPYNDEGILQNSHAYNGLSTTEAKEQLSALFEEQKLGQRVINYRLQDWGISRQRYWGALIPMVHCPSCGLVCEKLENLPILLPEDVAIDGEGNPLDKHPTFKDCTCPQCGGKAQRETDTMDTFFQSSWYFLRYTTPKELWDKQAFESQELAYWMGVDSYIGGIEHAILHLLYARFFTRALRDLGYVKLDEPFSTLITQGMVLKDGAKMSKSKGNVVTPREILEKHGADIARLYIHFVAPPHKELDWNDQALEGAARFLRRFYEKSFLAKPCENVPQIEPSSLSAEDKQARQKVHLALQKCHDIFKEAIPNYPFNTLIAACMEALNALEKSTNQEVWTEGYYILTHTLEPIIPHVCFEISQRLFNLSNFKPLKVDVKALEQESINIAITVNGKKRGLVSVPKDIDRAILLETARQEVAKWLEGQKVLKEVVVPAKLVNFVVT from the coding sequence ATGCAAACTTATAACCCTAAAGAAATTGAAGAAAAATGGCAAAAGATTTGGGCCAACACCCGCGCCTTTGAACCGAGCAACGATTTTAGCAAGCCCAAGAAATACATTTTAAGCATGTTGCCCTATCCTAGCGGAGAGGTGCACATGGGGCATGTGCGTAACTACGCCATTGGAGACGCTTTGGCCCGTTATGCCCGCCAAATGGGCTTGAATGTGCTCCACCCGATGGGCTTTGACGCTTTTGGCATGCCCGCAGAAAACGCCGCCATCAAGCACGGGGTGCATCCTAAAAAATGGACTTATGAAAACATGGCCAAAATGCGCCAAGAGTTTAAGGCTTTGGGTTTTTCTTTTTGTCAAGAGCGGGAGTTTGCCACTTGTGCGCCCGATTACACCAAAATCGAACAGCAATTTTTCATTGAGATGTATGAAAAAGGTTTGGTGTACCAAAAAAAGGCGTGGCTCAACTGGTGCCCCAACGACAAGACCATTTTAGCCAACGAACAGGTGATCGATGGGCGGTGTTGGCGTTGCGATTGTTTGGTGGAGCAAAAAGAAATGCCCCAATACTACTTAAAAATCACCGCCTATGTAGAGGAACTGATAGAGGGCTTAAAAACTTTAGAGGGGCACTGGCCTAACCAAGTCTTGCGCATGCAAGAAAATTGGATGGGTAAATCTAGCGGGATGGCCTTTAGTTTTAACCTTGATGAAAAAAGCCAAGAGTTGTTAGGACACTCTCAAGGGCTGGAAGTTTTCACCACCCGTATCGACACCATTTATGGCGTAACCTTCATCGCCCTAGCCCCCGGGCACCCCTTCGTACAAACCTTGTTAGACAAAGGGGTTTTGACCTCCAAAGCAGCAGAAGAGATTAAAGCCATCCAAAACACAAACATGCGCACTAGGGCGTTGGAAAAACGGGGGGTCAGCTTGCCCCTAAACGCCATCCACCCGCTCACAAAAGAGCTCATCCCCGTGTTTGTGGCTAATTTTGTACTAGAAAATTATGGCAGTGGGGCTTTAATGGGTGTGCCCGGTTGCGACCCTAGAGATCACGAGTTTGCTAAACTCTTGAATATCCCCATTGTGCCCTTGATTGTAGGGCAGGAAGTACCTTACAACGATGAGGGGATTTTACAAAACAGCCATGCATACAATGGCTTAAGCACCACCGAGGCCAAAGAACAACTAAGTGCGCTCTTTGAGGAACAAAAACTAGGGCAAAGGGTCATTAACTACCGCTTGCAAGATTGGGGCATTTCAAGACAGCGCTATTGGGGGGCGTTGATTCCTATGGTGCATTGTCCTAGCTGTGGGCTGGTGTGTGAAAAACTAGAGAACTTGCCCATTTTATTGCCCGAAGATGTTGCGATCGATGGCGAGGGCAACCCCTTAGACAAGCACCCTACTTTCAAAGACTGCACTTGCCCGCAATGTGGAGGCAAAGCACAAAGAGAAACCGACACCATGGACACCTTTTTTCAGTCTAGCTGGTATTTCTTGCGCTACACCACACCCAAAGAACTTTGGGATAAACAAGCTTTTGAGTCCCAAGAGCTCGCCTATTGGATGGGTGTGGATTCGTATATTGGGGGGATCGAACACGCCATTTTGCACCTGCTCTACGCGAGGTTTTTTACAAGGGCGCTTAGGGACTTGGGCTATGTCAAATTAGACGAGCCGTTTTCAACGCTCATCACACAGGGCATGGTACTTAAAGACGGGGCAAAAATGAGCAAGTCTAAGGGCAATGTCGTAACACCCAGAGAAATTTTAGAAAAACACGGGGCGGACATTGCAAGGCTGTACATCCACTTTGTTGCCCCCCCGCACAAAGAATTGGATTGGAATGACCAAGCCCTAGAGGGGGCCGCGCGCTTTTTACGCCGTTTTTACGAAAAGTCCTTTTTAGCCAAGCCTTGTGAAAATGTGCCCCAAATTGAGCCTAGCAGCTTAAGCGCAGAGGACAAACAAGCCCGCCAAAAGGTGCATTTGGCCCTGCAAAAATGCCACGATATTTTTAAAGAAGCCATCCCTAATTATCCCTTCAACACCCTAATCGCTGCGTGTATGGAGGCCCTAAACGCCCTAGAAAAAAGCACAAATCAAGAGGTCTGGACAGAGGGCTATTACATTTTAACCCACACCCTAGAGCCCATCATCCCCCATGTGTGTTTTGAAATCTCACAAAGACTCTTTAATTTAAGCAACTTCAAACCCCTAAAAGTGGATGTAAAAGCCCTAGAGCAAGAGAGCATCAACATCGCCATCACCGTCAATGGTAAAAAAAGGGGGCTTGTCAGCGTGCCCAAAGACATAGATCGAGCAATTTTGCTGGAAACCGCTCGCCAAGAAGTGGCAAAATGGCTTGAGGGGCAAAAGGTGCTTAAGGAAGTGGTCGTGCCGGCCAAGCTTGTGAATTTTGTCGTTACTTAA
- a CDS encoding bifunctional folylpolyglutamate synthase/dihydrofolate synthase produces the protein MKLGDFLATKPFELAPFEPKRFEKAYRDFCRYFKDTTPKIQIIGTNGKGSTGRFLTQSLEASGFKVLHFSSPHLLDFNERFYTNGQNIAQAPLEQAHAHLQSLPLDPNLSYFEYATLLAVVLAKDCDYMVAEAGLGGEFDSTTSLNNRIALVFTPMSIDHTDRLGANLLEIATTKLRAGLGLEPNTPIIFAKQEPQVQELAKELLAGHNLLFVEDLSPQALKEGQKWGYPPFLVQNLQTALSALHALNLAPKALKRLNLRGRFEALTPHVLLDVAHNVGGAKALANALRGRQVDLIYNSYARKDALGVLKSLKPCVRHVWVLPVQDNQTMPQEKLQGILEQLNLPYGVFQGELDPRKSYLVAGSFSVVRTFLQGRGFGR, from the coding sequence ATGAAGTTGGGGGATTTTCTTGCCACAAAACCCTTTGAACTTGCCCCCTTTGAGCCCAAACGCTTTGAAAAAGCGTATCGCGATTTTTGCCGGTATTTCAAAGACACCACGCCTAAAATCCAAATCATCGGCACAAATGGCAAGGGCAGCACGGGACGCTTTCTCACCCAAAGCTTGGAGGCGAGTGGCTTTAAAGTCTTGCACTTTAGCTCTCCGCATTTGCTAGACTTTAATGAGCGTTTTTACACCAATGGGCAAAATATCGCTCAAGCACCACTAGAGCAAGCCCACGCCCATTTACAAAGCCTGCCCCTAGACCCGAACTTAAGCTACTTTGAATACGCCACACTTTTGGCAGTGGTGTTGGCTAAAGATTGCGATTATATGGTCGCCGAGGCGGGGCTGGGCGGGGAGTTTGACAGCACCACAAGTTTAAACAACCGCATTGCCCTTGTGTTCACGCCCATGAGCATAGACCACACCGACCGGCTGGGCGCAAATTTATTAGAAATCGCCACGACTAAATTAAGAGCAGGGCTAGGCTTAGAGCCCAATACCCCGATCATTTTTGCCAAACAAGAGCCACAAGTGCAAGAGCTGGCTAAAGAGCTGTTGGCTGGGCACAATCTACTTTTTGTTGAGGATTTAAGCCCACAAGCTCTAAAAGAGGGGCAAAAGTGGGGTTATCCGCCCTTTTTGGTGCAAAATTTACAAACCGCTTTAAGTGCCCTGCACGCCCTAAATCTTGCGCCCAAAGCCCTGAAACGCTTAAATTTAAGGGGGCGTTTTGAAGCCCTTACCCCTCATGTCTTGCTCGATGTGGCGCACAATGTGGGGGGGGCAAAAGCCCTAGCCAACGCCTTAAGGGGGCGGCAAGTGGATTTGATTTACAACAGCTATGCAAGAAAAGACGCATTGGGGGTTTTAAAAAGTTTAAAGCCCTGCGTGCGGCATGTGTGGGTCTTGCCCGTGCAAGATAACCAAACCATGCCCCAAGAGAAATTACAAGGGATTTTAGAGCAGCTAAACCTGCCTTATGGGGTTTTTCAAGGGGAGCTAGATCCGCGTAAATCTTATTTGGTGGCAGGCTCTTTTAGTGTGGTGCGTACTTTTTTACA
- the secF gene encoding protein translocase subunit SecF produces the protein MELFKKVKIINFMEYSKWGLAASTLLVIACLGLILFKGFNLGVDFAGGSVAQVRFTQKAPIAKIRQAFAEAQFSGVQVSAFGSDKEVVIKIPVGKVHKDLSTEITHILKPLGKFEIRKLDSVGPKVGDELKQKGVLSLVLAILAMMLYVGVRYEWRFALASVVALLHDSLITATSVIVFNIDLNLEVIAAILTLIGYSINDTIIIFDRIREGMLTKRTNDLNFVINEAVSSTLTRTLFTSLTVFFVLLVLYVFGSKILVGFSLPMLIGTIVGTYSSIFIAPRVAILLGFDLERYHENELKKAKKKQEKERLRRQYEHGRV, from the coding sequence GTGGAGCTGTTTAAGAAAGTCAAAATCATCAATTTTATGGAGTACTCCAAGTGGGGGCTTGCAGCCTCCACGCTTTTAGTGATCGCTTGTCTGGGACTGATCTTGTTTAAGGGCTTTAATTTGGGCGTGGATTTTGCGGGCGGGAGCGTGGCTCAAGTGCGCTTCACCCAAAAAGCCCCCATCGCCAAAATCCGTCAAGCCTTTGCTGAAGCACAATTTAGCGGCGTGCAGGTGAGTGCCTTTGGCTCGGACAAGGAAGTGGTGATCAAAATCCCCGTGGGCAAGGTGCATAAGGACTTGAGCACCGAGATCACCCACATTTTAAAGCCCTTGGGCAAGTTTGAGATCCGCAAGCTAGACAGCGTGGGGCCCAAAGTGGGCGATGAGCTCAAACAAAAGGGCGTGCTCTCTTTAGTCTTGGCCATCCTTGCCATGATGTTGTATGTGGGGGTGCGCTATGAGTGGCGTTTTGCGCTGGCTAGCGTGGTGGCCCTTTTGCACGATAGCTTGATTACCGCCACCAGTGTGATTGTCTTCAATATTGATTTAAACCTGGAAGTCATCGCCGCCATTTTAACCTTGATCGGCTACTCGATCAACGACACCATCATCATCTTTGATCGCATCAGAGAGGGCATGCTCACCAAGCGCACGAACGACTTAAATTTTGTCATCAATGAAGCGGTCTCTAGCACGCTCACAAGGACTTTATTCACCTCTTTGACCGTGTTTTTTGTGCTCTTGGTGTTGTATGTCTTTGGGTCTAAAATCTTGGTGGGCTTTTCCCTGCCCATGCTCATTGGTACGATCGTGGGGACTTACAGCTCGATTTTCATCGCCCCCAGAGTGGCGATTTTGCTAGGCTTTGATTTAGAACGCTACCACGAAAACGAACTAAAAAAAGCAAAAAAGAAACAAGAAAAAGAACGCTTGCGCCGCCAATACGAACACGGGCGGGTTTAG
- the lptE gene encoding LPS assembly lipoprotein LptE, with protein sequence MWRAWVLVLLLGGCGYQPIANFADKVLGKGVFVRLVVNLPNPKNSVEFKDLLNRFIVQRFQNTLTTEKQADSIITIEMKRVIDTSISQNQEGFTTFYRVTVYVTYTYDNKMGTTKTFEDNGYYNYAVSLQDPLITYNNRLYAIGQALDQTLTQFVSQIAYEGKVNK encoded by the coding sequence ATGTGGCGGGCGTGGGTTTTAGTTTTATTGCTTGGTGGCTGTGGGTATCAGCCCATCGCCAACTTTGCAGATAAAGTGCTGGGTAAGGGGGTGTTCGTGCGCTTGGTGGTGAATTTACCCAACCCTAAAAACTCTGTGGAGTTTAAAGACTTGCTCAATCGCTTCATCGTACAACGCTTCCAAAACACCCTCACCACAGAGAAACAAGCCGACTCCATCATCACCATTGAAATGAAAAGGGTCATCGACACCTCCATCAGCCAAAACCAAGAAGGCTTCACCACCTTTTATAGGGTAACTGTGTATGTTACTTATACTTACGACAACAAAATGGGCACGACCAAGACCTTTGAGGACAATGGCTATTACAACTACGCCGTGTCCTTGCAAGACCCCTTAATCACCTACAACAACCGCCTGTATGCCATCGGGCAGGCTTTGGATCAGACCCTCACGCAATTTGTGTCCCAAATCGCCTATGAGGGCAAGGTGAATAAATGA
- the secD gene encoding protein translocase subunit SecD translates to MQRVFNARLLAFICALIFGVGFALPSFLQTKGPKITLGLDLRGGLSLLLGVGVQEALKTKYASIASSLDYAFKQQNILVQDLHSSLQGVSFTLLDKDDEKGVDKILEDLRKDGVEIFTTGNNYTLRLSFRKAQAYKQQTVVQVISTIKNRLDQFGLAEPTVLQQGKDAVLVQLPGIDSIEEEQRAKDLITKSAHLQMMAVDEEKNEYLDNLTDEEIKRLGDVVLPYAGRGGQAYGHLLLKAIPILDGEMLTDAQVVYDKDNRPVVSFSLNAQGAKIFGDFSGENVGKRMAVVLDHKVYSAPYIRERIGGGSGQISGDFTVAQASDLAIALRSGVLSAPLVVLEKRIIGPSLGADSIKTSIVALIGGFILVMVFMIAYYALAGVIASVALIVNLFLIIAVMAIFGATLTLPGMAGIVLTVGMAVDANIIINERVREGLRRNESVAQALHSGYANASRAIFDSNLTSLIASFLLYAYGTGSIKGFALTTSIGILASILTAIVGTQGFYQAILPKISRNKNLALWFGMSKQVSQRGRSGAV, encoded by the coding sequence GTGCAACGGGTTTTTAACGCACGGCTCTTAGCCTTTATTTGTGCTTTGATCTTTGGCGTGGGCTTTGCACTGCCCAGTTTTTTACAAACCAAAGGCCCTAAGATCACTTTGGGGCTAGATTTAAGGGGAGGGCTTAGTTTGCTTTTGGGTGTGGGGGTGCAAGAGGCTTTAAAAACCAAGTATGCCTCCATCGCCTCCTCACTCGATTACGCCTTTAAGCAACAAAACATCCTAGTCCAAGATTTGCACTCGTCTTTGCAAGGCGTGTCTTTCACTCTCCTAGACAAGGACGATGAAAAGGGCGTGGATAAGATTTTAGAGGACTTGCGCAAGGATGGGGTGGAGATTTTCACCACGGGCAACAACTACACCCTGCGCCTCTCCTTTAGAAAAGCACAGGCTTACAAACAGCAAACCGTGGTGCAGGTCATCAGCACCATTAAAAACCGCCTCGATCAATTCGGCCTAGCCGAGCCAACTGTACTCCAACAAGGCAAAGATGCGGTGTTGGTGCAACTGCCCGGGATCGACAGCATTGAAGAAGAACAGCGGGCAAAGGACTTGATCACCAAATCCGCCCACTTGCAAATGATGGCGGTGGATGAAGAAAAGAACGAATATTTAGACAACCTCACCGATGAAGAGATCAAAAGGCTGGGCGATGTGGTCTTGCCCTATGCGGGTAGGGGTGGGCAGGCTTATGGGCATTTGCTTTTAAAGGCGATCCCCATTTTAGATGGGGAAATGCTGACAGATGCGCAGGTGGTCTATGATAAAGACAACCGCCCTGTGGTGAGTTTCTCTTTAAATGCGCAAGGGGCGAAGATTTTTGGCGACTTTTCGGGCGAAAATGTCGGCAAGCGCATGGCGGTGGTCTTGGATCATAAAGTCTACTCCGCCCCCTACATCAGGGAGCGTATCGGGGGTGGTAGCGGGCAGATCAGCGGAGATTTCACAGTCGCGCAAGCCAGCGACTTAGCCATTGCGCTAAGAAGCGGGGTGTTGAGCGCGCCCCTTGTAGTCCTAGAAAAGCGCATCATCGGGCCTAGTCTTGGGGCTGATAGCATTAAAACCTCGATCGTGGCTTTGATCGGGGGCTTCATTTTGGTCATGGTTTTTATGATCGCCTACTATGCTTTGGCAGGCGTGATCGCCAGCGTGGCCCTCATCGTCAATTTATTTTTAATCATCGCCGTGATGGCGATCTTTGGGGCGACCTTGACCTTGCCGGGCATGGCGGGCATTGTGCTGACCGTGGGGATGGCGGTGGATGCAAACATCATCATCAATGAACGGGTGCGCGAAGGCTTAAGGCGCAATGAGAGTGTTGCACAAGCCCTGCACTCGGGCTATGCCAACGCCTCAAGGGCAATCTTTGACTCCAACCTGACCTCTCTCATCGCCTCGTTCTTGCTTTATGCCTATGGCACGGGCTCGATCAAGGGCTTTGCGCTCACCACGAGCATTGGCATTTTGGCCTCGATCCTCACGGCCATTGTCGGCACGCAAGGTTTTTACCAAGCCATTTTGCCCAAAATCTCGCGCAACAAAAATTTGGCGTTGTGGTTTGGCATGTCTAAGCAAGTTTCTCAAAGGGGGCGTAGTGGAGCTGTTTAA
- a CDS encoding DUF6394 family protein, translated as MDWGRVVFTIFSLVSTTSIAGFLYEPNVVILFVAMALNLIVTTLKIGVQKQFASELMGGSLVALLHLMPAFVFLQILNNLIFAYTLMIGALISNVFCLVLLVIDSIKNTDVEY; from the coding sequence ATGGACTGGGGTCGGGTTGTTTTCACAATCTTTAGTTTGGTGAGTACCACCTCCATTGCGGGGTTTTTGTACGAGCCGAATGTGGTGATTCTCTTTGTGGCAATGGCTCTAAACCTCATCGTGACCACGCTTAAGATTGGGGTACAAAAGCAATTTGCCTCCGAGTTGATGGGGGGCTCTTTGGTCGCCCTCTTGCACCTCATGCCCGCCTTTGTCTTTTTGCAAATCCTCAATAATTTGATCTTTGCCTACACCTTGATGATCGGGGCATTGATCAGCAATGTTTTTTGTTTGGTGCTTTTGGTGATCGACAGCATTAAAAATACAGATGTGGAATACTGA